A genomic region of Platichthys flesus chromosome 4, fPlaFle2.1, whole genome shotgun sequence contains the following coding sequences:
- the synrg gene encoding synergin gamma isoform X4 — MALRPGSGGGGSFMYPVGGGLGQPQGMVPMQHQQQQQHQQQQHQQLQQHQQQQQQLQQHQQQQQQQQQGFSIGPVMQPNMQGMMGMNYGGQMTQGAMPMQGGMAIGMQTPGMQFIGQPQFMSMRPAGPQYTADMQKQMAEEHQKRLDHQQKMLEEDRKRRQFEEQKQKLRLLSSVKPKTGEKSRDDALEAIKGNLDGFSRDAKMHPTPSSQTKKPDSSPSHPSVSTHSLPAALSEDNDEFSDFQGPLDTPASFSPPSSSSSSTLGLSTQAHVQPASPAPQTGFSEDDEFSDFVQGPVNTIPFSNVHISSQDQTHPSFPSSQSLPASVSVPTASQHCAVNTSSQSTSQAGVGVYPQQEHIQPMLPAWAYNDSLVPDMFKKILEFTMTPAGIDTAKLYPILMSSGLPREALGQIWATANRTTPGMLTKEELYTVLSLIGVAQSGLPAMNLEILSQFPSPPVPNLPSLTMAMAPVMPQHQQPMITQTPVSMAMPSPTPQIMAMTSLAPTQPPTNTNFIASFPPAQASKTDDDDFADFQEAPKAGAKDQDFTEFQGESGGSFPPTTAPQLQNSAPAMLTPVSGSSSASVTSSDKYAVFKQLSVDPPAEPTPHAPDIGDKYSVFRQLEPPADKKPVGEGFADFKSVSADDGFTDFKTADSVSPLDPSEQAKIFQPAFSSAFPNSQSLQQLPQQQAAVSLSQTKNPLNIADMDLFSSIAPSIPASTDTKPCTFPSVSAPPSLVLRPGGAKPPGGGSDDFGDFALFGSSSDAAQPSAAGVAAAATQDDFADFMAFGSSGGEPKGDSRAGVQGDTSTQQRPQQNSDKYDVFKQLSLEGGLAYDDNKESGGGSFSSLKSDTDDFADFQSSKFCTALGASEKTLVDKVTVFKLGTEDCASVKSLDLPSIGGSSVGKDDSEDALSVQLDMKLSDMGGDLKHVMSDSSLDLPGLSAHQPPATEGDDLKFDPFGTSGISTLTSFDWSEREECLSGEVGRPQVLDGASLPSLGPPQRKELTVGSVENITSNLVDDKFEAFADFSSGDQGGVDDEDDFGDFASTVSEKSDSPAATADTGSEGNQSEAPDEFAAFQGDKPKFGRSDFLKASTQAKVKSSEEMIKNELATFDLCVQGSHKRSHSLGEKEIGRSPPSPAPEQHFRDRSNTLSEKPALPVIRDKYKDLTGEVEESERYAYEWQRCLESALEVITQANNTLNSISSSSVCTEVIQSAQGMEYLLGVVEVYRVTRRVELGIKATAVSSEKLQQLLKDISRVWNNLTGFMSLAKLAPHESSLDFSSCILKHGIKNAKELACGVCLLNVDSRSKNKEESTLGRLFKRAFNSETDNFRLLYGRHQYHASCANFWINCVEPKPPGLILPDLL, encoded by the exons ATGGCGCTGCGGCCAGGATCCGGAGGAGGCGGCAG TTTTATGTATCCTGTTGGAGGGGGCTTGGGGCAACCACAAG gcaTGGTACCCATGcagcatcaacagcagcagcagcatcagcagcagcagcatcaacagcttcagcaacatcagcagcagcagcaacagcttcagcaacatcagcagcagcagcagcagcaacagcagggCTTCTCTATCGGTCCAGTCATGCAGCCTAACATGCAGGGGATGATGGGAATGAACTATGGGGGCCAGATGACCCAAGGAGCCATGCCTATGCAG GGCGGGATGGCAATTGGGATGCAGACCCCCGGTATGCAGTTTATAGGCCAGCCACAGTTTATGAGTATGAGACCTGCTGGACCCCAGTACACTGCTGACATGCAGAAACAAATGGCAGAGGAGCACCA AAAGCGTCTGGATCATCAGCAGAAGATGCTGGAGGAAGACAGGAAAAGAAGACAGTTtgaggagcagaaacagaagCTGAGGCTGCTCAGCAGTGTCAAACCCAAG ACAGGGGAGAAGAGTCGGGATGATGCATTGGAGGCAATCAAAGGAAACCTGGACGGCTTCAGCAGGGATGCGAAAATGCACCCCACTCCATCATCACAGACAAAGAAGCCAG ACTCATCGCCATCACACCCGTCTGtctccactcactcactccctgCAGCTTTGTCTGAGGACAATGATGAGTTTAGTGACTTTCAGGGGCCTTTAGATACCCCAGCCTCCTTCTCtccgccctcctcttcctcttcatccaccCTTGGCCTTTCCACTCAGGCCCACGTCCAGCCTGCGTCCCCTGCCCCTCAGACAGGTTTCTCTGAGGACGATGAGTTTAGTGACTTTGTTCAGGGTCCCGTAAACACTATCCCCTTCTCCAATGTCCACATCTCCTCTCAAGACCAAACCCAtccttccttcccctcctcaCAATCCCTCCCTGCCTCTGTGTCCGTTCCCACTGCCTCCCAACACTGTGCTGTCAACACCAGTTCCCAATCTACATCTCAAG CAGGTGTTGGCGTGTATCCACAACAAGAGCACATTCAGCCCATGCTGCCAGCCTGGGCGTACAATGACAGCCTCGTTCCAG ATATGTTCAAAAAGATCCTTGAGTTCACCATGACCCCGGCAGGGATAGACACAGCCAAGCTCTACCCAATTCTAATGTCATCAGGTCTTCCCAGGGAAGCACTGGGGCAAATCTGGGCCACTGCCAACCGCACAACACCTGGCATGCTGACCAAGGAGGAGCTCTACACTGTACTTTCACTAATTGGTGTGGCGCAG AGTGGCCTCCCTGCAATGAATTTGGAAATCCTCAGTCAGTTCCCCTCTCCACCAGTGCCCAATCTGCCATCCCTGACTATGGCCATGGCCCCTGTTATGCCCCAGCACCAGCAGCCCATGATAACACAGACCCCGGTCTCTATGGCCATGCCATCACCAACACCACAGATCATGGCCATGACATCGCTAGCACCAACTCAACCGCCCACAAACACTAACTTCATCGCCAGCTTTCCTCCGGCACAG GCGAGCAAAACAGATGACGATGATTTCGCGGACTTCCAGGAGGCTCCAAAGGCAGGAGCAAAAGACCAGGACTTCACTGAGTTCCAGGGGGAGTCAGGAGGAAGTTTCCCCCCCACCACAGCACCTCAGCTACAAAACAG TGCACCTGCCATGCTGACTCCAGTGTCTGGTTCCTCCTCCGCTTCTGTGACATCCTCTGATAAGTATGCTGtcttcaagcagctgtctgtaGATCCGCCTGCAGAGCCTACACCCCATGCCCCAG ATATTGGAGATAAATACAGTGTTTTCAGGCAGCTTGAGCCACCTGCTGACAAGAAACCAGTTG GGGAAGGATTTGCAGATTTCAAGTCTGTCAGCGCTGATGATGGCTTCACAGACTTTAAAACCGCCGACAGCGTATCTCCATTAGACCCTTCAGAACAGGCCAAAATCTTCCAGCCAGctttctcctctgctttccCAAACTCTCAGTCTCTACAACAGCTaccacagcagcaggcagcagtgTCTCTTTCTCAGACTAAAAATCCCCTCAACATAGCCGACATGGACCTTTTCTCTTCTATAGCTCCGTCTATTCCTGCTTCTACTGACACAAAACCTTGCACCTTCCCCTCTGTGTCAGCGCCCCCCTCTTTAGTGCTCCGACCAGGTGGAGCTAAACCTCCAGGGGGGGGCTCAGATGATTTTGGTGACTTTGCCCTCTTTGGCTCCTCCTCTGACGCTGCTCAACCTTCAGCAGCGGGCGTAGCTGCAGCAGCGACTCAGGACGACTTTGCAGACTTTATGGCATTCGGCAGTTCTGGTGGGGAGCCTAAAGGCGACAGCAGAGCGGGAGTCCAAGGGGACACCTCCACGCAGCAGAGGCCTCAGCAGAACTCCGACAAGTATGACGTATTCAAGCAGCTGTCTCTGGAGGGAGGCCTCGCATACGATGACAACAAGGAGAGTGGCGGTGGCTCCTTCTCATCCCTCAAAAGCGACACAGATGACTTCGCTGATTTTCAGTCCTCGAAGTTCTGCACAGCCCTTGGGGCTTCAGAGAAGACTCTGGTGGACAAGGTGACTGTTTTCAAACTGGGCACAGAGGACTGTGCCTCTGTTAAGTCACTTGACCTCCCATCCATTGGGGGGAGCAGTGTGGGAAAAGATGACTCCGAGGACGCTCTCTCAGTGCAGCTCGACATGAAGCTGTCGGACATGGGTGGGGATCTGAAGCACGTGATGTCGGACAGCTCTCTGGATTTGCCGGGTCTCTCTGCCCACCAGCCCCCGGCTACAG AAGGAGACGACCTGAAATTTGACCCGTTTGGCACGTCGGGCATCAGCACCCTGACCAGCTTTGACTGGTCAGAAAGGGAGGAGTGTCTGTCGGGTGAGGTCGGACGGCCACAAGTCCTGGATGGAGCTTCTCTTCCATCCTTAGGCCCACCCCAGAGGAAGGAGCTCACCGTCGGCAGTGTAGAGAACATCACAAGCAACTTGGTAGATGACAAGTTTGAGGCCTTCGCGGACTTCAGCTCTGGTGACCAAGGAGGTGTTGACGATGAGGACGACTTCGGAGACTTTGCAAGTACCGTTTCTGAAAAATCCGACTCGCCCGCTGCCACAGCTGACACAGGCTCAGAGGGGAACCAGAGCGAAGCCCCAGATGAGTTTGCCGCCTTCCAGGGCGACAAGCCCAAGTTTGGCAGGTCGGACTTCCTCAAAGCAAGCACTCAGGCCAAGGTCAAGTCCAGTGAGGAGATGATCAAGAATGAGCTGGCAACCTTTGACCTGTGCGTTCAAG GCTCCCACAAACGCAGTCACAGTTTGGGTGAGAAGGAGATTGGCCGTTCGCCGCCGTCTCCAGCTCCGGAGCAGCACTTCAGGGACCGATCTAACACCCTGAGCGAGAAGCCCGCCCTGCCCGTCATCAGGGACAAGTACAAGGACCTGACTGGGGaagtggag GAGAGCGAGCGCTACGCATACGAGTGGCAGAGGTGTCTGGAAAGTGCTCTGGag GTCATCACCCAAGCTAACAACACCCTGAACAGCATCAGCAGCTCCTCCGTCTGCACAGAGGTCATCCAGTCTGCCCAGGGAATGGAGTACCTGCTGG gtgtgGTGGAAGTGTACCGCGTCACCAGGCGTGTGGAGCTGGGCATCAAGGCGACGGCGGTGAGCTCTGAGAAACTGCAACAGTTGCTGAAGGACATCAGCCGTGTATGGAACAACCTCACAGGCTTCATGTCTCTGGCCAAGCTCGCT CCTCATGAAAGCTCCCTAGATTTCTCCTCCTGTATTCTGAAGCACGGCATCAAGAATGCCAAGGAGCTGGCGTGTGGAGTGTGTCTGCTCAACGTCGATTCACGCAGCAAG AACAAAGAAGAAAGCACTCTTGGACGTCTGTTTAAACGA
- the synrg gene encoding synergin gamma isoform X1, with protein sequence MALRPGSGGGGSFMYPVGGGLGQPQGMVPMQHQQQQQHQQQQHQQLQQHQQQQQQLQQHQQQQQQQQQGFSIGPVMQPNMQGMMGMNYGGQMTQGAMPMQGGMAIGMQTPGMQFIGQPQFMSMRPAGPQYTADMQKQMAEEHQKRLDHQQKMLEEDRKRRQFEEQKQKLRLLSSVKPKTGEKSRDDALEAIKGNLDGFSRDAKMHPTPSSQTKKPDSSPSHPSVSTHSLPAALSEDNDEFSDFQGPLDTPASFSPPSSSSSSTLGLSTQAHVQPASPAPQTGFSEDDEFSDFVQGPVNTIPFSNVHISSQDQTHPSFPSSQSLPASVSVPTASQHCAVNTSSQSTSQGPSLEEKLFSSCDLTADKTAQVSFKSRQSLADMGPRSKVSSQFQSSNKARNWAVAAKDLSSVFVTVKAPEASVSAPSVSPSAVDPSSKTSSESAGVGVYPQQEHIQPMLPAWAYNDSLVPDMFKKILEFTMTPAGIDTAKLYPILMSSGLPREALGQIWATANRTTPGMLTKEELYTVLSLIGVAQSGLPAMNLEILSQFPSPPVPNLPSLTMAMAPVMPQHQQPMITQTPVSMAMPSPTPQIMAMTSLAPTQPPTNTNFIASFPPAQASKTDDDDFADFQEAPKAGAKDQDFTEFQGESGGSFPPTTAPQLQNSAPAMLTPVSGSSSASVTSSDKYAVFKQLSVDPPAEPTPHAPDIGDKYSVFRQLEPPADKKPVGEGFADFKSVSADDGFTDFKTADSVSPLDPSEQAKIFQPAFSSAFPNSQSLQQLPQQQAAVSLSQTKNPLNIADMDLFSSIAPSIPASTDTKPCTFPSVSAPPSLVLRPGGAKPPGGGSDDFGDFALFGSSSDAAQPSAAGVAAAATQDDFADFMAFGSSGGEPKGDSRAGVQGDTSTQQRPQQNSDKYDVFKQLSLEGGLAYDDNKESGGGSFSSLKSDTDDFADFQSSKFCTALGASEKTLVDKVTVFKLGTEDCASVKSLDLPSIGGSSVGKDDSEDALSVQLDMKLSDMGGDLKHVMSDSSLDLPGLSAHQPPATEGDDLKFDPFGTSGISTLTSFDWSEREECLSGEVGRPQVLDGASLPSLGPPQRKELTVGSVENITSNLVDDKFEAFADFSSGDQGGVDDEDDFGDFASTVSEKSDSPAATADTGSEGNQSEAPDEFAAFQGDKPKFGRSDFLKASTQAKVKSSEEMIKNELATFDLCVQGSHKRSHSLGEKEIGRSPPSPAPEQHFRDRSNTLSEKPALPVIRDKYKDLTGEVEESERYAYEWQRCLESALEVITQANNTLNSISSSSVCTEVIQSAQGMEYLLGVVEVYRVTRRVELGIKATAVSSEKLQQLLKDISRVWNNLTGFMSLAKLAPHESSLDFSSCILKHGIKNAKELACGVCLLNVDSRSKAFNSETDNFRLLYGRHQYHASCANFWINCVEPKPPGLILPDLL encoded by the exons ATGGCGCTGCGGCCAGGATCCGGAGGAGGCGGCAG TTTTATGTATCCTGTTGGAGGGGGCTTGGGGCAACCACAAG gcaTGGTACCCATGcagcatcaacagcagcagcagcatcagcagcagcagcatcaacagcttcagcaacatcagcagcagcagcaacagcttcagcaacatcagcagcagcagcagcagcaacagcagggCTTCTCTATCGGTCCAGTCATGCAGCCTAACATGCAGGGGATGATGGGAATGAACTATGGGGGCCAGATGACCCAAGGAGCCATGCCTATGCAG GGCGGGATGGCAATTGGGATGCAGACCCCCGGTATGCAGTTTATAGGCCAGCCACAGTTTATGAGTATGAGACCTGCTGGACCCCAGTACACTGCTGACATGCAGAAACAAATGGCAGAGGAGCACCA AAAGCGTCTGGATCATCAGCAGAAGATGCTGGAGGAAGACAGGAAAAGAAGACAGTTtgaggagcagaaacagaagCTGAGGCTGCTCAGCAGTGTCAAACCCAAG ACAGGGGAGAAGAGTCGGGATGATGCATTGGAGGCAATCAAAGGAAACCTGGACGGCTTCAGCAGGGATGCGAAAATGCACCCCACTCCATCATCACAGACAAAGAAGCCAG ACTCATCGCCATCACACCCGTCTGtctccactcactcactccctgCAGCTTTGTCTGAGGACAATGATGAGTTTAGTGACTTTCAGGGGCCTTTAGATACCCCAGCCTCCTTCTCtccgccctcctcttcctcttcatccaccCTTGGCCTTTCCACTCAGGCCCACGTCCAGCCTGCGTCCCCTGCCCCTCAGACAGGTTTCTCTGAGGACGATGAGTTTAGTGACTTTGTTCAGGGTCCCGTAAACACTATCCCCTTCTCCAATGTCCACATCTCCTCTCAAGACCAAACCCAtccttccttcccctcctcaCAATCCCTCCCTGCCTCTGTGTCCGTTCCCACTGCCTCCCAACACTGTGCTGTCAACACCAGTTCCCAATCTACATCTCAAG GCCCGTCCCTGGAAGAGAAGCTATTCTCCTCATGTGATCTTACTGCTGATAAGACGGCCCAGGTTAGCTTTAAATCCAGGCAGAGTTTGGCTGATATGGGTCCTAGATCTAAAGTTTCCAGCCAGTTTCAATCCAGCAATAAAGCAAGGAACTGGGCTGTGGCCGCCAAGGACTTGAGTTCTGTCTTCGTCACTGTAAAGGCACCTGAGGCCTCAGTCTCAGCACCCAGCGTGTCCCCATCAGCTGTCGATCCGTCCTCCAAAACCAGTAGTGAAAGTG CAGGTGTTGGCGTGTATCCACAACAAGAGCACATTCAGCCCATGCTGCCAGCCTGGGCGTACAATGACAGCCTCGTTCCAG ATATGTTCAAAAAGATCCTTGAGTTCACCATGACCCCGGCAGGGATAGACACAGCCAAGCTCTACCCAATTCTAATGTCATCAGGTCTTCCCAGGGAAGCACTGGGGCAAATCTGGGCCACTGCCAACCGCACAACACCTGGCATGCTGACCAAGGAGGAGCTCTACACTGTACTTTCACTAATTGGTGTGGCGCAG AGTGGCCTCCCTGCAATGAATTTGGAAATCCTCAGTCAGTTCCCCTCTCCACCAGTGCCCAATCTGCCATCCCTGACTATGGCCATGGCCCCTGTTATGCCCCAGCACCAGCAGCCCATGATAACACAGACCCCGGTCTCTATGGCCATGCCATCACCAACACCACAGATCATGGCCATGACATCGCTAGCACCAACTCAACCGCCCACAAACACTAACTTCATCGCCAGCTTTCCTCCGGCACAG GCGAGCAAAACAGATGACGATGATTTCGCGGACTTCCAGGAGGCTCCAAAGGCAGGAGCAAAAGACCAGGACTTCACTGAGTTCCAGGGGGAGTCAGGAGGAAGTTTCCCCCCCACCACAGCACCTCAGCTACAAAACAG TGCACCTGCCATGCTGACTCCAGTGTCTGGTTCCTCCTCCGCTTCTGTGACATCCTCTGATAAGTATGCTGtcttcaagcagctgtctgtaGATCCGCCTGCAGAGCCTACACCCCATGCCCCAG ATATTGGAGATAAATACAGTGTTTTCAGGCAGCTTGAGCCACCTGCTGACAAGAAACCAGTTG GGGAAGGATTTGCAGATTTCAAGTCTGTCAGCGCTGATGATGGCTTCACAGACTTTAAAACCGCCGACAGCGTATCTCCATTAGACCCTTCAGAACAGGCCAAAATCTTCCAGCCAGctttctcctctgctttccCAAACTCTCAGTCTCTACAACAGCTaccacagcagcaggcagcagtgTCTCTTTCTCAGACTAAAAATCCCCTCAACATAGCCGACATGGACCTTTTCTCTTCTATAGCTCCGTCTATTCCTGCTTCTACTGACACAAAACCTTGCACCTTCCCCTCTGTGTCAGCGCCCCCCTCTTTAGTGCTCCGACCAGGTGGAGCTAAACCTCCAGGGGGGGGCTCAGATGATTTTGGTGACTTTGCCCTCTTTGGCTCCTCCTCTGACGCTGCTCAACCTTCAGCAGCGGGCGTAGCTGCAGCAGCGACTCAGGACGACTTTGCAGACTTTATGGCATTCGGCAGTTCTGGTGGGGAGCCTAAAGGCGACAGCAGAGCGGGAGTCCAAGGGGACACCTCCACGCAGCAGAGGCCTCAGCAGAACTCCGACAAGTATGACGTATTCAAGCAGCTGTCTCTGGAGGGAGGCCTCGCATACGATGACAACAAGGAGAGTGGCGGTGGCTCCTTCTCATCCCTCAAAAGCGACACAGATGACTTCGCTGATTTTCAGTCCTCGAAGTTCTGCACAGCCCTTGGGGCTTCAGAGAAGACTCTGGTGGACAAGGTGACTGTTTTCAAACTGGGCACAGAGGACTGTGCCTCTGTTAAGTCACTTGACCTCCCATCCATTGGGGGGAGCAGTGTGGGAAAAGATGACTCCGAGGACGCTCTCTCAGTGCAGCTCGACATGAAGCTGTCGGACATGGGTGGGGATCTGAAGCACGTGATGTCGGACAGCTCTCTGGATTTGCCGGGTCTCTCTGCCCACCAGCCCCCGGCTACAG AAGGAGACGACCTGAAATTTGACCCGTTTGGCACGTCGGGCATCAGCACCCTGACCAGCTTTGACTGGTCAGAAAGGGAGGAGTGTCTGTCGGGTGAGGTCGGACGGCCACAAGTCCTGGATGGAGCTTCTCTTCCATCCTTAGGCCCACCCCAGAGGAAGGAGCTCACCGTCGGCAGTGTAGAGAACATCACAAGCAACTTGGTAGATGACAAGTTTGAGGCCTTCGCGGACTTCAGCTCTGGTGACCAAGGAGGTGTTGACGATGAGGACGACTTCGGAGACTTTGCAAGTACCGTTTCTGAAAAATCCGACTCGCCCGCTGCCACAGCTGACACAGGCTCAGAGGGGAACCAGAGCGAAGCCCCAGATGAGTTTGCCGCCTTCCAGGGCGACAAGCCCAAGTTTGGCAGGTCGGACTTCCTCAAAGCAAGCACTCAGGCCAAGGTCAAGTCCAGTGAGGAGATGATCAAGAATGAGCTGGCAACCTTTGACCTGTGCGTTCAAG GCTCCCACAAACGCAGTCACAGTTTGGGTGAGAAGGAGATTGGCCGTTCGCCGCCGTCTCCAGCTCCGGAGCAGCACTTCAGGGACCGATCTAACACCCTGAGCGAGAAGCCCGCCCTGCCCGTCATCAGGGACAAGTACAAGGACCTGACTGGGGaagtggag GAGAGCGAGCGCTACGCATACGAGTGGCAGAGGTGTCTGGAAAGTGCTCTGGag GTCATCACCCAAGCTAACAACACCCTGAACAGCATCAGCAGCTCCTCCGTCTGCACAGAGGTCATCCAGTCTGCCCAGGGAATGGAGTACCTGCTGG gtgtgGTGGAAGTGTACCGCGTCACCAGGCGTGTGGAGCTGGGCATCAAGGCGACGGCGGTGAGCTCTGAGAAACTGCAACAGTTGCTGAAGGACATCAGCCGTGTATGGAACAACCTCACAGGCTTCATGTCTCTGGCCAAGCTCGCT CCTCATGAAAGCTCCCTAGATTTCTCCTCCTGTATTCTGAAGCACGGCATCAAGAATGCCAAGGAGCTGGCGTGTGGAGTGTGTCTGCTCAACGTCGATTCACGCAGCAAG